Proteins encoded within one genomic window of Manduca sexta isolate Smith_Timp_Sample1 chromosome 18, JHU_Msex_v1.0, whole genome shotgun sequence:
- the LOC115441600 gene encoding uncharacterized protein LOC115441600, with protein sequence MNNYLREYVDTYNPHEMYSNTYSLWQRSQYYDTNNLSLRNFISKERENPKKCDKAESSNIKNVRVITRNSLYEDPELFHYALDFSTTPQDPNYECYYTTLAPMLGENWMQDWLKVGESSRDTMLPPIGSRPQSSSRMQSYFDRPAMEKTVESMVQNVGWQGEDLAKTAERILEPIGTHTAFAIRPSHHKDSSIKPNQLKEELDIVNFNTNVLLNILEFVKNDTEIEIMFAKSLLKEERKRIHCVVNELINGDNSSDYDNVAQIDLVKKINAQNCYTLATLTEGVAPNRQVSVFKEAPSHIYLVTPDDLRVQRPPEVSDDGEDQNPQPGVVNPFLKSITKKILDLPNNKPTQYSTAVTNIIEYFREFSLRQTYTEFRFLGPFTRREVDYINIFLNLVAHCVENKFEGLRQDLVDIYKNIKIKLKIFPDVNGSVMLQKSQKEDKRKVN encoded by the exons atgaataattatttgagGGAGTATGTAGATACCTATAACCCTCACGAAATGTACTCAAACACATACAGTTTATGGCAAAGGTCACAGTATTATGATACAAACAATTTGAGTTtgagaaattttatttctaaggaGCGGGAAAATCCTAAGAAATGTGATAAAGCGGAATCAAGTAATATAAAGAATGTGCGCGTTATTACTAGAAATTCACTTTATGAAGATCCCGAATTATTTCATTACGCTTTAGA ttTTTCTACCACCCCACAAGACCCTAACTACGAATGCTACTACACAACTCTCGCCCCTATGTTGGGGGAGAATTGGATGCAAGACTGGTTAAAAGTCGGCGAATCGTCCCGGGACACGATGTTGCCTCCGATCGGCAGCCGACCTCAGAGCTCCAGCAGGATGCAGAGCTACTTTGATCGGCCAGCGATGGAGAAAACCGTGGAAAG CATGGTACAGAACGTGGGCTGGCAAGGAGAAGACTTGGCAAAGACTGCCGAGCGAATATTAGAACCCATTGGCACGCACACAGCCTTT GCCATAAGACCATCGCATCACAAAGACTCGAGCATAAAACCCAACCAACTGAAAGAGGAGCTCGACATAGTAAACTTTAACACCAATGTGCTTCTAAatattctggaatttgtgaagAACGACACTGAGATAGAGATAATGTTCGCCAAGTCACTGCTCAAGGAGGAAAGGAAGCGCATACACTGCGTGGTGAATGAGTTGATCAATGGCGATAACTCAAGTGATTATGATAATGTAGCTCAAATAGACTTGGTCAAGAAGATAAACGCGCAGAACTGTTATACGCTGGCCACGCTCACTGAGGGAGTGGCGCCCAACCG TCAAGTGAGTGTATTCAAAGAAGCGCCTAGCCACATTTATCTGGTTACTCCAGACGACTTGCGAGTGCAGCGCCCTCCGGAGGTGAGCGATGACGGCGAAGACCAAAATCCACAGCCAGGGGTCGTCAATCCGTTCTTAAAGAGCATCACAAAGAAAATACTAGACTTGCCAAATAATAAACCAACACAGTACAGCACAGCTGTAACCAACATCATCGAATATTTCAGAGAATTCTCTCTTCGTCAGACTTACACTGAGTTTAGGTTCCTAGGGCCGTTCACCCGACGGGAGGTGGATTATATAAACATCTTCCTGAATTTGGTGGCGCATTGTGTTGAGAACAAGTTCGAAGGCCTGCGCCAAGACCTCGTGGATATatacaagaatataaaaatcaaactgaaaatatttccagatgtcAATGGCAGCgttat GTTGCAAAAATCCCAGAAAGAAGACAAAAGGAaggtaaattaa